Proteins found in one Fodinibius saliphilus genomic segment:
- a CDS encoding M20 metallopeptidase family protein, with protein sequence MEFSKLKQRAKTYLDDIIAMRRHLHRKPELSYQEHKTTSFIVEELEELGINVDRPLQTGCVGVLEGGIEADKVVALRADIDALPITEEGKHKEPFISENSGVAHCCGHDAHTANMLGTARLLSEIRDQIEGTVLFIFQPGEEKLPGGGRLLCETGYLQKKGVDVIYGLHSYPDLEPGQIALRKGALMARPDEFRVELIGKGGHAASPHEAIDPIVMASQFVNQIQTIVSRNVNPTEPAVVTVGKIDGGSAHNVIPAKVDMLGTVRTFGKEIADMIRDRIEATAKGVAEATGGAYTFDFDYGYPAVINTEWAAENVKDAATELLGNGNVKLLEEPIMAGEDFAFYQQEFPGAFFFLGSGREETGSTYSWHHPQYNIDEDCFITGAALMASLVFKPLS encoded by the coding sequence ATGGAATTTAGTAAGCTAAAGCAACGGGCCAAAACGTATCTTGATGATATTATAGCTATGCGACGCCACTTGCATCGTAAACCGGAATTAAGTTATCAAGAGCATAAAACAACTTCCTTTATCGTAGAAGAACTGGAGGAACTTGGTATTAACGTTGATCGGCCATTGCAAACAGGTTGTGTTGGAGTTCTTGAAGGAGGTATAGAGGCTGATAAAGTTGTCGCTTTACGTGCAGATATAGATGCGTTACCGATAACAGAGGAAGGTAAGCATAAAGAGCCCTTTATTTCTGAAAATTCGGGAGTCGCCCATTGTTGTGGGCACGACGCCCATACTGCCAACATGCTGGGAACGGCCCGGTTGCTCTCGGAGATAAGAGATCAGATTGAAGGAACTGTTTTGTTTATATTTCAGCCTGGAGAGGAGAAGTTGCCTGGTGGCGGCCGGTTGCTTTGCGAAACTGGTTACTTGCAGAAAAAAGGTGTAGACGTTATATATGGATTGCATTCATATCCCGATTTGGAGCCAGGCCAGATTGCACTCCGAAAAGGAGCATTAATGGCACGCCCTGATGAATTTCGTGTTGAACTTATAGGCAAAGGTGGGCATGCCGCTTCTCCTCACGAAGCAATTGATCCCATTGTAATGGCATCGCAGTTTGTGAATCAGATTCAAACAATTGTCAGTCGTAATGTAAACCCCACAGAGCCGGCAGTGGTAACAGTTGGGAAAATAGATGGGGGTTCTGCTCACAATGTTATTCCTGCGAAGGTTGATATGTTGGGTACTGTTCGTACCTTTGGTAAAGAAATCGCAGATATGATTCGGGATCGGATTGAAGCAACTGCTAAAGGGGTTGCTGAAGCTACTGGCGGCGCCTATACCTTTGATTTTGACTATGGATATCCTGCCGTTATTAATACCGAATGGGCAGCAGAAAATGTTAAAGATGCCGCAACTGAACTGTTGGGAAATGGAAATGTAAAGCTGCTGGAAGAACCTATAATGGCAGGTGAGGACTTTGCATTTTATCAACAAGAATTCCCCGGGGCATTTTTCTTTTTAGGAAGTGGTAGAGAAGAAACAGGATCAACCTATTCCTGGCACCATCCACAGTATAATATTGATGAAGATTGTTTTATCACCGGGGCTGCACTGATGGCTTCACTTGTATTTAAACCGTTATCTTAG
- a CDS encoding DUF4097 family beta strand repeat-containing protein: protein MNRRKITWEIVLAGLAFIIIGIYLADKNNTSEAPKNGGVREANPTALPKTSQPTDLPSSIIIDLKDLKNLDKLKELKKLKDLEHLEIDLNNINDIIDKKLKESDIEASLKKLEHELKQVEEANFDIKLQDKKVYINKDYNIEDSKWTEVKPGVYAFEKTFSASQLKSLNLNLAFGNINIIGTQKSTGKITLQATGTLEDPAVLSKQFVIKKQLDSPNAFFKIAPTESSNLPDKINLETTLSLPSTAHIDAQTAGGHVNASSLSGNYLFKTKGGHIELNTIDGNIEAKTQGGHITGNQLSGTMRLTTGGGHIKTTDVEGSLKAETGGGHIEITQLKGMANAKTSGGNITATVMKANGPIKLQSSAGNISLLLPENIKANLDISGSAIEMADLFNFNGTKNKGSISGTINGGGTDVVASCGFGNVNINVNK, encoded by the coding sequence ATGAACAGAAGAAAAATAACGTGGGAAATAGTATTAGCCGGCTTAGCATTTATAATCATCGGTATTTACCTGGCTGATAAAAACAATACTTCTGAGGCTCCAAAAAACGGAGGAGTTAGAGAGGCTAACCCAACTGCCTTACCAAAGACATCGCAGCCCACAGACCTACCCAGTTCAATTATTATTGACCTGAAAGACCTTAAAAATCTTGACAAACTAAAAGAACTTAAGAAGTTAAAGGACCTTGAACATCTGGAAATTGATCTCAACAACATTAATGATATAATTGACAAGAAACTAAAGGAAAGTGATATAGAAGCAAGTCTCAAAAAGCTTGAGCATGAACTTAAACAAGTGGAAGAAGCCAACTTCGACATCAAACTTCAGGATAAAAAAGTTTATATCAACAAAGATTATAATATTGAGGATTCTAAGTGGACAGAAGTGAAACCAGGTGTCTATGCTTTTGAAAAAACGTTCTCAGCATCTCAACTTAAATCACTGAATCTTAACCTGGCTTTTGGAAACATCAATATTATTGGCACCCAAAAATCTACAGGGAAAATAACCCTACAGGCAACTGGCACCCTAGAAGACCCTGCGGTTCTATCCAAGCAATTCGTAATCAAGAAACAGCTGGATAGCCCAAATGCCTTTTTTAAAATAGCCCCTACTGAGAGTTCAAATTTACCTGATAAAATTAATTTGGAGACTACGCTCTCTTTACCCTCAACAGCCCATATAGATGCGCAAACGGCCGGGGGGCACGTCAATGCAAGTAGCCTCAGCGGCAATTATCTCTTCAAGACAAAGGGGGGGCATATTGAACTCAATACTATTGATGGAAATATTGAAGCTAAAACACAAGGGGGACATATAACAGGCAATCAACTTTCAGGCACTATGCGTCTTACTACGGGTGGAGGTCATATTAAAACAACCGACGTAGAGGGATCATTAAAAGCCGAAACCGGCGGCGGACATATAGAAATAACCCAACTAAAGGGTATGGCAAATGCTAAAACCTCAGGCGGAAACATCACTGCAACAGTTATGAAGGCCAACGGACCTATCAAATTACAAAGTTCAGCAGGAAATATTTCACTTTTGTTACCTGAAAATATCAAAGCAAACCTCGATATTTCAGGATCTGCCATAGAAATGGCAGACCTGTTCAACTTCAACGGTACTAAAAATAAAGGTAGCATTTCCGGTACAATTAATGGAGGTGGTACTGATGTGGTTGCAAGTTGCGGATTTGGGAATGTGAATATTAATGTTAATAAATAA
- the mnmD gene encoding tRNA (5-methylaminomethyl-2-thiouridine)(34)-methyltransferase MnmD, with the protein MFDDTPEGDNKLVVTRDGSHTVYSSQFDQHYHNPNGAIAESRYVFFHQTGLIDALDNDAEITIFEIGFGTGLNLMLLLDYYLTKDSSSLINYYSVEGFPLDLQTARNLNYHQHLNHPPIRKELLNIFGNLDKGINQFTPLDNITVHLFNGMFSEFPESNIGANYIFHDAFSPDTNPALWTGKVFKKTRNISASNVILSTYCAASKVQGAMAWAGWKLAKTQGALGKREMIIGALNSDQLQNLNRIDEERYARRYAEGDFD; encoded by the coding sequence ATGTTTGATGATACCCCTGAGGGAGACAATAAACTTGTTGTTACCCGTGACGGTTCTCACACCGTTTATTCTTCTCAATTTGACCAACACTATCATAACCCTAATGGAGCAATAGCTGAAAGTCGGTATGTTTTCTTTCACCAGACGGGTCTTATAGATGCGTTAGATAACGATGCAGAGATCACTATCTTTGAAATTGGATTTGGTACCGGCCTCAACCTGATGCTATTGCTGGACTATTACTTAACCAAAGATTCCTCCAGTCTAATCAACTATTATTCTGTAGAAGGATTTCCCCTTGATCTCCAAACGGCCCGTAATCTTAATTATCATCAACATCTGAACCATCCTCCCATAAGAAAGGAACTACTTAATATCTTTGGCAACCTTGATAAAGGAATAAACCAGTTTACTCCCCTCGACAATATTACTGTTCACCTTTTCAATGGGATGTTTTCTGAATTTCCCGAGAGCAATATTGGCGCTAACTATATATTTCACGATGCTTTTTCTCCCGATACCAATCCCGCGCTTTGGACCGGAAAAGTATTTAAAAAAACTCGCAATATAAGTGCCAGCAACGTCATATTATCTACCTACTGTGCAGCTTCAAAAGTGCAGGGCGCTATGGCATGGGCAGGCTGGAAACTTGCCAAAACTCAAGGGGCGCTGGGTAAAAGAGAAATGATTATCGGGGCACTGAATTCAGACCAGCTGCAAAACCTAAATCGAATCGATGAAGAACGATATGCGCGCCGCTACGCAGAAGGAGACTTCGACTAA
- a CDS encoding DEAD/DEAH box helicase, with translation MSSKQKISGLIEQALEAINAEIETVRERPAQDVLFDGRRLEDHPPNTFYYEFESRNKSLRFAEVIQGELEDHDDELELYPVEVGDKKVVLHFPHNYGATVPKVSVEWENDFVLRKLRSELERLLGDDKKEERERVGSLFYPDADEHHTDDESTRVLDDSRRNDSQHESLIKSLQNEVLYVWGPPGTGKTSTLGFMIANYLIKGKRVLFAANTNRAVDVGLLSALKALTSAEKDHLEKKVTRFGEMALDSERLESVLFDQHIEKKKQQQQEKAATLDNLLGKYQKLQKEIDNLMEHGEEVPQELDEEINRLGERVDKHGGEIALEEKIERLITVNERFELKKKQLVATTLAKVCTSDLFDGQHFDAVVIDEASMANLPYLMVLAAKAKNHIVVVGDPMQLPPIALTDDKQARNFLEEDIFTFASDAETTEDLFDWHDKNRPLTTFYDTQYRLNEDLAEVLSTVFYEGRLKTAQPDEDPDPIITPQKSSNTTVNVIDSQKYGPRLTQKDEGKGFQPMNEVHNHILIKMVKRLVIKNQVPVEEVGIIVPFRSTVYDIRHALYENDLGVVEVGTIHTFQGREKDVIIFDTVMSGEQQYGRRRHYSVRPFDEEKNGLAVPRLLNVAFSRSKERLVILADMSHINKIYANKFLGRLLHRFQQKEGSSN, from the coding sequence ATGAGCAGCAAACAAAAAATATCGGGCCTGATTGAGCAGGCACTTGAGGCAATTAATGCCGAGATCGAGACCGTTCGGGAGCGACCGGCTCAAGATGTACTTTTCGACGGCAGGCGCCTAGAAGACCATCCGCCCAATACGTTTTATTATGAATTTGAATCTCGTAATAAGTCACTTCGTTTTGCTGAGGTGATACAGGGAGAGCTGGAAGATCATGATGACGAGCTTGAACTCTACCCGGTAGAGGTGGGAGACAAAAAAGTGGTGTTGCATTTTCCTCATAATTATGGAGCCACCGTACCCAAGGTGAGTGTGGAGTGGGAAAATGATTTTGTACTTCGCAAGCTACGTAGCGAACTGGAGCGCTTACTCGGTGACGATAAGAAAGAAGAACGCGAACGAGTAGGCAGTTTGTTTTATCCCGATGCTGATGAGCATCATACTGATGACGAAAGTACTCGCGTATTGGATGACAGCCGTCGAAATGATTCGCAACATGAGTCACTTATCAAATCACTGCAAAATGAAGTGCTCTATGTATGGGGCCCCCCGGGCACGGGTAAGACCTCGACATTGGGCTTTATGATTGCAAATTATCTTATAAAGGGGAAGCGAGTGCTTTTTGCAGCGAATACCAATCGGGCTGTGGATGTAGGCCTGTTAAGTGCTTTAAAAGCGTTGACATCCGCAGAAAAAGATCATCTGGAGAAGAAGGTAACCCGATTTGGGGAGATGGCGCTGGATAGCGAGCGATTAGAATCAGTGCTGTTTGATCAGCATATCGAAAAGAAGAAACAACAACAGCAAGAGAAGGCTGCAACCCTGGATAACTTATTAGGGAAGTACCAGAAGCTGCAGAAGGAGATCGACAACCTGATGGAGCATGGTGAGGAGGTACCCCAAGAGCTTGATGAGGAGATCAACAGGCTGGGAGAGCGTGTGGATAAGCATGGGGGTGAGATAGCACTGGAGGAGAAAATAGAGAGATTGATTACCGTAAATGAACGCTTTGAGCTCAAAAAAAAGCAGCTGGTGGCAACGACACTGGCTAAGGTCTGTACTTCCGACCTGTTTGATGGGCAACATTTTGATGCGGTGGTTATTGATGAGGCTTCGATGGCCAACTTACCCTACTTGATGGTATTGGCTGCGAAGGCGAAGAATCATATTGTGGTGGTTGGTGACCCTATGCAGTTACCGCCTATTGCGCTGACAGATGATAAACAGGCCCGAAATTTCTTGGAAGAAGATATTTTTACTTTTGCTTCGGATGCCGAGACCACGGAAGATCTATTTGACTGGCATGATAAAAACCGTCCGCTTACTACCTTTTATGATACGCAATACCGCCTTAATGAAGATTTAGCTGAAGTATTAAGTACGGTCTTTTATGAAGGGCGTTTGAAGACAGCCCAGCCGGATGAGGATCCTGATCCAATTATTACCCCCCAAAAGAGCAGCAACACAACGGTCAATGTTATCGATAGTCAGAAATATGGTCCCAGGCTTACGCAAAAAGATGAGGGTAAAGGATTTCAACCGATGAATGAGGTGCACAATCATATTCTCATAAAGATGGTAAAACGTCTGGTAATAAAGAACCAGGTGCCGGTTGAAGAGGTGGGTATTATTGTGCCATTTCGGAGTACGGTCTATGATATTCGACACGCTCTGTACGAAAATGATCTGGGGGTTGTTGAGGTAGGAACAATACATACGTTTCAGGGGCGGGAAAAGGATGTTATAATTTTTGATACAGTGATGAGCGGTGAGCAGCAGTATGGCCGACGACGCCATTATTCTGTTCGCCCTTTTGATGAAGAAAAGAATGGGTTGGCTGTTCCACGGTTACTGAATGTTGCTTTTTCTCGTAGTAAAGAACGGCTGGTGATTTTAGCAGACATGTCTCATATCAACAAGATATATGCAAACAAGTTTCTGGGTCGGTTGTTACATCGGTTTCAGCAGAAGGAGGGAAGCAGTAATTAG